GATGGGATGAGAATGTCACGAGCGAGAAAGTTGGTGCATTTCACGCACAACGAGCCGGCAGCATTGAGGAGAGTACTGGAGGACTGTGTCGCCGAGGATGAGGCGCTGCGGGAAGGTCGAAGGAATGTCTTCATCTCGGTCGAAGCGGTGTACAGCATGGATGGGGACGTGGCGCCGCTCAGAGACTTCGTGGCGGTGGTCAAGGCAGTACTGCCGAAGGGCAACGGGCACTTGATCGTCGACGAGGCTCATTCAAACGGCATTTTCGGTCCGCGAGGGAGAGGGCTGGTGAGCGGGTTGGGTCTTGAGAAAGAAGTGACTGTACGACTGCACACGTTCGGCAAAGCGCTGGCATGTAATGGGGGCATCCTTCTCTGCAGTCCGCTCATCCGGCAATACCTCATCAACTACGCGAGGCCAATGATCTACACGACCTTCATGTCATATCCAGCATTGGCGGCGATAAGAGCATCGTATTCGTTCCTGATGGAAGGGAAGACCGTGGCATTGGCGAGAAATCTCCAGATGCTGATTCGAGCGCTGCACGAGAGATTGCTTGAGATGCAAGAGTCTCTGAATCTGGCGACAAACATGCAGCATCTCCTGCAATGTCCACAGCAATGTCCAGACACACCGATATTCTCGATCTTGTCATTCGAGCCGAAGATCCTCGCCGCGCACTGCCAGAGGAGTGGATTTGTGGTCCGTGGAATCCTGCCACCAACGGTACCAGAGGGCACAGAGCGAATCCGAGTATGCCTGCATGCCGGCAACAGTGTCGAGCAGATCGATGCGCTGGTTGCGACCATCCGGAAGTGGGTTGCGAAGCGGGTTCATGAGCTCGAATCCGGCAAAGACGTGACGGCTAGGCTGTAGATTAGACATGAGATATGAAGAACACCCTCGTAAGGCCCATTCCGTTCATGATTTCGGTATAGCATTCGTGTCTCTGTGCGAGGTCGGCTGTCCCGTATATACAATCAAAACGCCAGTCCCATCTTCCCATGTCCCTACAAGTGCATTGGTGGAGGCGCTGTGCCAATGTCAGTATACGTCTGTCCTCGCAATGCGCTCAGTCTCAACTCACGATCCAAGTTTGGACAAGGCAAGTTGCGCTCGTACTTGCTGCCACCAGGAGCCGTAGGTGGTCTGTATGGGTCGGGGTGCTTCCACTTCTCCAGCAACTCTTCGGTCTGCTCCACGAGCATCTGTGTCCCCTCGTCAGCGCCTGCTGTGGCCACCACCTTCCGTGTTTGTCGACGCTTCGCACCTTTTGTTGTCTCGGTTGGTTCACGGTTCTGTTCGCTTCGAATAGGCTGCGGATGTACATGGCCTGTCCGCGCCAGACATATCGGTGGACGGCCCAGTCGAGGGAGAGCTTGAGGGCGCGGCGGTAGAGATGACTGTGCGCGATTGCGTTAGCTTGTGAGGGCGCATACCAGGACAAGCAATGCTCACAGGACATGCGTATTGGGCGCCATGATGCCGTGTCGTGTCTGGCACCGAATGTGAAGTCGGTGGTGCGGCTGCTGGACTGACTGCCGCTGTGCTGTTGCGGAGGTGTCGATTCAGTTCACCGGGAAAGCCCGGAGCTACGAGCGCCCTGACGAAGTTCGTCCTTGTGAAGATCGCAAACAACCTGAGCTGAACAGTGAACACCTACCTGCCACAGCTTGAACACCAAGTGCGACGAGCTCGCATCcctcatcacctcctctATCTCGACGCGCTTCCCTCCGAGAGCTTCTCAAGACCACTCACTGGCTCTCTCTCATCATGTCCAGCGCTCAGTGCCTTCGCCGACTGGCGATCCGCCCTGTTCTTCGCGCTGCATCTTGCACTGCTCCACGAGCTTCCGCTGGCCTTCGCACCCTCTCCACTGGCATCTCCTACTCGAAAGCTCTTCCCGCGCTCTCAGAATCATCGTATGCGAACCTTCAGCGTATTGCATGGAGCTTCTAGCTAACAGTAAACAGAAAGTCTCTCCAACCACTGCAAGCTCGCCATTTCAGTTTAACAAGTCGATACCATGGTACGTTCAGCAtgggagaagagagagatATCATCAAGCTAACATTTCTCCAGAGGAGCAGATCGTTAAAGTCCCAACGATGGCCGAATCGATATCCGAGGGTACATTGAAGCAATTCTCAAAACAGGTCGGCGACTACGTTGAGCTGGACGAGGAGATAGCCACCATCGAGACCGACAAGATCGACGTCGCTGTCAATGCACCTGCTGCTGGTACCATCAAGGAGTTTCTTGCGAATGAGGAGGACACTGTTACTGTGGGACAAGATTTGGTGAAGCTCGAGCTGGGCGGAGAGCCAGGACAAAAAGCGGAGAAGGCAGGTAGCGAGCCAAAGGATGCGGCATCATCAGACCAGAAGACCTCTTCTCAGACAGAGGGCGAGACAGAAAAGTCCAAATCGGAGCCCAAGGAGGAATCAAAGCCTGCGCCAAAGCAAGAATCAAAGCCTGAGCCCAAGCAGGAGTCAAAGCCAGCACCTCCCAAGCAGGAGCAGAAgccaaagaaggaggagtcaAAACCCAAGGAGTCGGAATCAAAGTCCGAATCGCCCTACGGCAACCGTGAGGAGCGCCGCATCAAGATGAACCGCATGCGCCTACGAATCGCCGAGCGCCTGAAGCAGTCGCAGAACACCGCCGCTTCGCTCACGACCTTCAACGAGGTGGACATGTCCGCGCTTATGAACCTGCGAAAGAAGTACAAGGATGAAGTCCTCAAGAAGACGGGCGTCAAGTTCGGCTTCATGAGCGCTTTCTCACGCGCGGCTGTCCTCGCCATGAAGGAGGTTCCCACCGTCAACGCCAGCATCGAGGGCCCAGGCGGTGGCGACACCATTGTCTACAAGGACTACGTCGACATCAGCGTTGCGGTCGCCACGGAGAAGGGTCTCGTCACCCCCGTCGTGCGCAACGCCGAGAGCATGGACATGATCGGAATTGAGAAGTCCATCGCCGAGCTCGGCAAGAAGGTCAGTCGCATCGAACACGGCAAGTCCCAAACCCATTGCTAATTATATGATTGACAGGCCCGCGACAACAAACTTACCATCGAAGACATGGCCGGCGGCACCTTCACTATCTCCAACGGCGGCGTCTTCGGCTCCCTCATGGGCACGCCCATCATCAACCTGCCACAAACCGCCGTTCTGGGCCTCCACGCCATCAACCAGAAACCCGTCGCCATCGACGGCAAAGTCGAGATTCGTCCGATGATGTACCTCGCTTTGACGTACGATCACAGATTATTGGATGGACGGGAGGCGGTGACGTTTTTGGTGAAGATTAAGGAGTATATTGAGGATCCGAGTCGGATGTTGCTGTTCTAGAGGGAGTGTAGGAGGGACGAGGATTATAGCGTGGGAGAGATTGGTTCGGTCTGAggatggagggagaagacCTGATCACTTCCTGAGTTGTACGCTGCGGTGAGATGTGGTTTGCTTGAGTTGAGTACGATTTCGCGTGTATAAAGTTGCATAACCTTGTCCAGCAATGAATCCGTCTGGGCGAGTGCTCAAAACTCCGTTCTTCGTTCCAATCGTTGCATCATCTGCTGTATTGCTGCTGTTGGAGCCAGCCATATCAGAACTGGCTCCCACGTCATTGTGCTTGAGCTGAGGACGATTTGGCGAAGGCTTCTCTGCACAACCATCTGCTCGTCCAACATCACGACCACAATATTTCTGTGAGTCCAGATTCCTCAAGTGATGGAGAAACGAGGGTTTCGAAGTCATCATGGCTGGGTCCTCGACCATGGGCGACTTTGTGAGCATTTGCCAAACTCGGCCGCCGACCATTGGGCTCAGCGCATTGACCACCGCGTTCAACCAAGCGGCCTCTTGTTTTGATCCGACCTCACCTTGCACGCGTCTGCAGAGGGCATCGTACTCGCAAATAAGCTGGAAGAACGAGCCAAAGAAGACAGTGAAGTGTGAGAATGATTTCTGATCAGAATTGCTCAATTGTCAAGCCTTGGTATCATCATAAAGCCCGACTCGCCTCTCCCCCATCTctcgtcgccatcgccgctgcTGTAATGTACAGCCTTCTGGAGATGCTCAGAAGTCCATGCAACGTAGTAGTTAAAAAAGCAAGTCTTGAAAAATCCACGAACACCCATTGTGTTCCCGCCTTGATGCGATTGATGTCCATTATCATTCGCGAAACAACCCCATGTGCGCCAGTACCCATTGTGTTTGTCGATTCTTTAGGAAACAGAGATGAGAGCATCTACAGCTCCTGAGATGGGCCCTTGCCGCCCTTGGTGCCGGTGGTCTTCTTTGGCAGAAGGTCTAGGAGATGAGGTCAGTGGATGTGGGAGATGGAGTGATATTTGGCGATGATGCTTACTCTGGTGAATGTTGGGGAGCACACCACCCTGGGCGATGGTGACGTGTCCGAGAAGCTTGTTCAACTCCTCGTCGTTGCGGATGGCGAGTTGGAGATGACGGGGGATGATGCGGGTCTTCTTGTTGTCACGAGCGGCGTTGCCGGCCAACTCGAGGATCTCAGCTGCCAGGTACTcgaggacggcggcgaggtagaCGGGAGCACCTGAAGGAATGAGTCAGTGAATGTCGCATGTGATGAAAGTGGATTGAGAGATGAAACTCACCAGCACCGACACGCTGAGCGTAGTTGCCCTTGCGAAGAAGACGGTGGACACGACCGACTGGGAATGCGAGACCGGCCTTGGATGAACGGCTGTGATTGATGTCAGATTGAGGTTCAAGATGTGAAAACGCGTTGATTCGAGATGGAAAAACGCGTCAAATGAGGTGGAAAGTCATGGAGTGAGTCCAAAAAGGACAGACAACACACGACAAACGGGTGAGGGAGAACTCACGATTGCGCAGTCGATTTGGCACCGCTGGCCTTGCCTCCGGACTTTCCTCCAGTCATTTTGATGGATTTGTGTGGTGGGGTTGGTTTTGAAGAAAGGTGAGTTTGGTGAAagtggtgatgttgatgtcgtggatggatggatggctGTGGCTGAtggatgaagaagagagaaaggaAGCGACAAGAGCGATGTTGGGGAGACGGTGGAGTTAAATAGTGCGGGCGCTGTCGCCGCCGCTCACAATCAAGAGGTGCGACTTGCGCGGGCTTTGCGGGTGACGCACGGACCAATCACACAACTTCGCACCCAGAAGTCGCGTTCTTGATCCCGCGGCGTCGCAGGCGGGGAATCAAACTACTTAAGCCCGCTCGTCCCTCCCAACTTCATCGCCgttcctcttcctttcccACACACGACAACACCAGCCCATCCATCGACATTCATCACATACTCATCTCAATCTCATCCACCACTTCCAAACAACACCCAAATCTTCCAAAATGGCACCCAAGGCGCAAAAGGTGCGATTTCCAGCCTTGTTTCTCTCACATCTGATCGCAAACTGACGCGTGTTCCTCATCGCAGACCCCAACCACCGCCGGCAAGGCACCAGCTGGCAAGGCTCCcgcagagaagaaggaggctgGCAAGaagaccgccgccgccactggtgacaagaagaagcgcacCAAGACCCGCAAGGAGACCTACTCCTCGTACATCTACAAGGGTGAGTCCTCGCTTCATCATCAACGACGCGCTTCATCTCACTTTGAAGTCGCACTTCCATCTCACATGACACATTTTCTGACGCGTTTCATCTCCAGTCCTCAAGCAGGTCCACCCTGACACTGGTATCTCCAACCGCGCCATGTCCATCCTGAACTCCTTCGTCAACGACATCTTCGAGCGCGTCGCAACCGAGGCATCCAAGCTCGCCGCATACAACAAGAAGTCCACGATCTCCTCGCGCGAAATCCAGACCTCCGTCCGACTCATCCTCCCCGGTGAGCTCGCCAAGCACGCCGTCTCTGAGGGCACCAAAGCCGTCACCAAgtactcctcctccaccaaatAGAGGATCGACAACTACTCGGTCTGGAACACATGAAGGATGAAAGGTGGCGTTTGTTTGAACAAGGGTGCTTGGATGCGCCCTTTCTGGGCTCAGCATGAAGGTGGCCGGGCGTTTTCGATAATGCGATCATGGGATGGGTTTGCTTTTTTTTCTCGAGTTATTTCCACACAACAACATTGCTGCGCTCACAATACCATCGTCGCCCGCTGCAGGAGGCGGCGCGCGCGAAGTGAGCTTCACATGAGGGCTGTACAGTAGTAGCAGCAGAGCAGTGGATGGATGGGAAGAAGACAGGTATCTCAGGCGATTGAGATGAAATGCATGATTACCAAACTACTCATCGTCTCTTGTCCTTCACATTGACTTGTCTTTCACCTTTTCTGACATGCAAATACAGCTCCGAATCGATTGAACACGGCATTCTGTCGACTTGACACCTTCTGGGGAGCTGAGGAGGTGTAGTCCGATTTGTTTTGCTGTCCTCCGGACGCGCCTGAACACGCTAGCGGAGGCAGGTCCGCTCTCGGATCCGGATTTTGGAACAGACCGACATCAGAGTGCAACCTGAAGTTCCACAGGAGTCGAGATAGCAGGAGCAGAAGGTGGATCAGGTGTTGAATGAGTGCAGTCGGAGGCGGCGAAGGATCTCACTGCGATCTTAAACTGCCGCACGGCAAGCTGAACTTGACCATGGCGCTTGAGACGGCCTCGCATGTACTTGCGCCTGGACGACGCAGAGAAGGGAAGTCCTCCGTCTTTCCACACCGTACCTTTATGCCCAAACGAGCTGACATGCCACCACACTTGTCTGGACCTACATGCGTAGGTGGACGGCCATATCGGCGTACATGCCAACGTACTTGAACGCCCAAATCAGCTGGCATCCCAGTGTAGCTGTACCGTCATCCAATCCGACATGCCAGCCTACTTGCACGCCTCTACAAGCCGGCATGGCATATTAGCTGTACATTTATCGGAAACGGCATGCCAGGAGACTTGTATGTCTGAATAAGCTGCGATGTCAGTATACTTGTCTGCATATTGAGACGTACCGGTACGGCCATACAGGCGTATATGGTAGTCGACCTGTGCGCACCGTGTACGGTGTTTGGAAAGGACATGAGGACGTCTGCTGTCTTTGGTAAAGGGAGACAGATACATCTACACGGTCAAGCTGGTTCGTTCAAGTCGTTCAGGTCGTTCATTCATTCGAGAGATATTTACAACTCGCATATGCAGCAATAAGCTTCAGATGACCCAGatgatcctcctcctccaagaaAAGCAGTCTGTCTATACACGCACACCAAGACACTCCCTGCTCAAGAAACACAAAGTGTACTGTCCTTCCATCCTTGCTGTCGATTTCGCCAGATTCCCAGACCTTCCTCAATAATTCGGCGTCCTTGTATCCCTCCCTCCAAGATACACATGATGCTCCACAGGCGTGAGAGTCCCATTTCCCTCCTGGCCTCTGCCTGCACCAAGATACCCATCATGCTGCGTAGCCTGCGTAGCCTGCGTAGCCTGCGTTCCATCGTGAGGCTGCAAACTCCTCGGAACATTTGCATCGGCCTGACTCGACGGACCGGTCTGCCGCTGAGAAAGAGTCGACCTCCAAGAATTAAACCCGCCCACctccttctctcctctctgCAACGCAGCCAAATTCTTCTCATTCACGGCGGCTTGTTTCTGCGTGTTCTTTCTCGGAAAGCGGGTGTCGATTTCGTTGTTTAGAGTTCCTCGGAGGGTTTCGCCGACGCCCTGGGTAGTGTTAGCTGGCTGATCTCTTTCGATGTCGCGGCTGGTGGGAAGTTTTGGATGGGTTGGAGACTTACGTGCAGACCTTTGGCGGCCATCTTGAGATTTTGCAGTGTACCCGCTTGATATACAGCCGCTTGCTGTGGAGGCGCAGTTGCTTGTGTGCCGTGAGTGGTGGGTACCTGTGCTGGGAAGGAAGGTGGGGGACCAGTGACTGTGGCGGAGGTCATGGGTCCGACTGGACGGCGGGGGatggttggtggtggagcaGGGTACGCCGGTGCTGTGTGAGGCTGCACGGCAGGCGAGGAGCTCGGCGCCGCGTGCGTGGCGGTGTGCTGTTCGGGTGTCGGTGCGGCGTAGCTTGGAACAGCGGGTGGAGATGTCCGGTCTGTATGAGCTGGGACGGGAGGAGCGTCTCTGCCATGAATAGTACCGGCTCGCGACCATTGGTTTCCTGCCTCTATGGGACTGATTGGATCGCGGTCTCGGTGGTTGCGGTCTCGGTCCTCGCGCTCACGCTCGTATTCACGTTCGCGGTCGTACTCGCTTGGTGTCTCCTCTGGGATCGTCTCGCGGGAGCGATCGATATCGTAAGAGCGGCGATTGGGATTCCGATAAGGAACGAAAGGTGCGTTCTGCGGCTCGGTGTGGTCGACATTGGAGTTCGGCTGTTCGAGATTCGAGTTGGAGGATatgttcgaggaggaagggttGTGCTGAGAGGCCGCTGAGTCTGGATGCAGCTGTACGGAGTCGGCGGG
The DNA window shown above is from Zymoseptoria tritici IPO323 chromosome 11, whole genome shotgun sequence and carries:
- the KGD2 gene encoding dihydrolipoyllysine-residue succinyltransferase (dihydrolipoyllysine-residue succinyltransferase;dihydrolipoamide S-succinyltransferase; dihydrolipoamide succinyltransferase; dihydrolipoic transsuccinylase; dihydrolipolyl transsuccinylase; dihydrolipoyl transsuccinylase; lipoate succinyltransferase (Escherichia coli); lipoic transsuccinylase; lipoyl transsuccinylase; succinyl-CoA:dihydrolipoamide S-succinyltransferase; succinyl-CoA:dihydrolipoate S-succinyltransferase COMMENT: A multimer (24-mer) of this enzyme forms the core of the multienzyme complex, and binds tightly both, oxoglutarate dehydrogenase (succinyl-transferring) and, dihydrolipoyl dehydrogenase. ...) — encoded protein: MSSAQCLRRLAIRPVLRAASCTAPRASAGLRTLSTGISYSKALPALSESSKSLQPLQARHFSLTSRYHEEQIVKVPTMAESISEGTLKQFSKQVGDYVELDEEIATIETDKIDVAVNAPAAGTIKEFLANEEDTVTVGQDLVKLELGGEPGQKAEKAGSEPKDAASSDQKTSSQTEGETEKSKSEPKEESKPAPKQESKPEPKQESKPAPPKQEQKPKKEESKPKESESKSESPYGNREERRIKMNRMRLRIAERLKQSQNTAASLTTFNEVDMSALMNLRKKYKDEVLKKTGVKFGFMSAFSRAAVLAMKEVPTVNASIEGPGGGDTIVYKDYVDISVAVATEKGLVTPVVRNAESMDMIGIEKSIAELGKKARDNKLTIEDMAGGTFTISNGGVFGSLMGTPIINLPQTAVLGLHAINQKPVAIDGKVEIRPMMYLALTYDHRLLDGREAVTFLVKIKEYIEDPSRMLLF
- the HTA2402 gene encoding histone 2A (Histone 2A, core histone required for chromatin assembly and chromosome function), with translation MTGGKSGGKASGAKSTAQSRSSKAGLAFPVGRVHRLLRKGNYAQRVGAGAPVYLAAVLEYLAAEILELAGNAARDNKKTRIIPRHLQLAIRNDEELNKLLGHVTIAQGGVLPNIHQNLLPKKTTGTKGGKGPSQEL
- the HTB2401 gene encoding histone 2B (Histone H2B, core histone required for chromatin assembly and chromosome function), coding for MAPKAQKTPTTAGKAPAGKAPAEKKEAGKKTAAATGDKKKRTKTRKETYSSYIYKVLKQVHPDTGISNRAMSILNSFVNDIFERVATEASKLAAYNKKSTISSREIQTSVRLILPGELAKHAVSEGTKAVTKYSSSTK